The DNA segment TAACCCTTGGTTTTTTAGAGTTTTACAGTATGGAATTAATGGAAATTGAATTCTAAATAAAAGATAATCAATGTTGTTTAGTCAAGAGAAGAAAAACCTCACCGCAAAACAAAAATTGTTGGTACTAACAAATGACATTGATCATTTTAGAAGCATTTTAAAAAATAAATAAAAATAATATGACACCAAAAATTGGGATTACCGAAGATCATTTGAAGGCGGCAAACGCATTGCTTTCTGTTGTTTTATCAGATGAAATGACATTGTATGTCAAAACCAGAAAATTCCATTGGAATGTGACGGGCCAAAGTTTTATGGAATTGCATAAATTACTTGAAGCGCAATACGTTGAAATAGAAGTTATTATTGATGAGGTTGCAGAACGTATCGGCAAATTGGGAGGTAAAACAATTGGAACGATGAACGAGTTTTCATCCCTTTCTCGAATTGTGGAACATCCAAATCAATATCCAGTCCAAAAAACGATGCTCACAGAATTATTGTCAGATCATGAAATTCTAATTGCTGAATTAAGAAAAGACATTGATATCAGTGCTAATGACAATCACGATGCGGGAACCGCTGATTTGCTGACGGGAATCTTGCAGCAACACGAAACTAATGCTTGGATTTTAAGAAGGTATTTGAGTTAATTGGCAATAAAATTTAGTTTAATTTTTTTGGGTTAGAGGCTGTCTTTTTAGACAGCCTCTTTCTTTTGCAAGAAATTGAACTTTGTAAAACGAAAAAGGATAGTGTGAATATTACAATTTTTTGCAAAAGTTTTATAACACTTTTTAGAATGAATAGGCGCAATTTTATACCTCTGAAATTGGGGTTTTTATTGTTGGATTAAATGCCTGTGCAAGACAAAAAAAAAGACCAAAAACGATTTTAAAAAAACAAATTATTTTGACTATATATCTAAAAAATGTTTTTAACGAAGCGGGCGACATAACCCAATTCGCCTTGAGGTTTTTCAGGGAACTTTTCAAGCCTACTTTTCAATTGAGGGAATTCAGCAGGCAATGTTTTGCCGTTGGATTCAAAACCCTGCCCTTAATAACCATCACTGGATTTATAATGGGTTTGGTGTTGACTATTCAATCCCGGCCCACATTGTTGAAATTCGGTGCCGAATCTTGGTTGCCCAGCATGGTTTCCTTGTCCATAATCAGGGAAATTGCCCCGGTAATTACCGCCTTGATTTGTGCCGGAAAAATAGCTTCGGGAATTGGTGCCGAATTGGGTTCGATGAAAGTCACGGAACAAATAGACGCCATGGAAGTTTCGGCCATTAATCCGTATAAATATTTGGTGGTTACCCGAATTTTGGCAACCACGTTTATGGTACCTCTTTTGGTGATTTATGCTGATTTTATTGGGATTTATGGCGGATATGTAGGCTACAACATTCATGGAAACATGACCTTGTTTCGCTACTTCTCCGAAGTGTTGGAACATATTGAATTTTTGGATTTATTGCCGGCTTTTATCAAGACTTTTTTCTTCGGTTTTTTCATTGGATTAATAGGTTCTTATAAGGGTTTCAATGCCTCAAACGGAACGGCAAGCGTAGGGATTGCAGCAAATGAAGCAGTGGTTTCGGCCTCGCTTTCCATCTTTATTATCGATATGTTGGCCGTTCAATTAACCGATTTATTTTTTTAAATTATGGAAACACCCCCTGTAATAGCCATCGAGAACCTGTATAAAACTTTTGGAAAAAATGAAATTCTAAAAGGAATCAATCTCACGGTCAGCAAAGGCGAAGGTTTGGTCATTCTGGGTCGTTCCGGTTCGGGAAAATCCGTTACCATCAAATGTTTGGTTGGATTGGTAAAAGCCGACAAAGGGAACATCAAAATTTTCGATACGGAGATTAGCTCGTTGAAAGACTACGAACTCAATGATGTACGGATTCGCATTGGTTTCATGTTTCAGAATGGTGCCTTGTACGACTCGATGTCGGTAAGACAAAACTTGACATTTACATTAAAACACCATACTCGAAATTTAGCCGAAGAAGTAATTGAGGCTAAAATTATCGAAGCACTGGAAAGTGTTGGACTAAAAGAAGCCATAGACAAAATGCCTTCGGAATTGTCTGGCGGAATGGAAAAAAGAATTGCATTGGCCAGAGCCATTATCATCAAGCCCGAGATTATTTTGTATGACGAACCCACTTCGGGTTTGGATACCATTACCTCCAGGGAAATCAGTGAATTAATGATGTCTGTCCAGGAAAAACACAAAACAACCTCCATCATAATTACCCACGATATGGCTTGCGCCAAAGCAACCGGCTATAGAATTTTGATTCTGAAAGACGGAATCATTAATGCCGAGGGTAGTTATGAAGCATTGGAAAAAAGCAAGGACGAATGGGTGCGTTCCTTTTTTATTTAATTAAATAAAACTAAAAATGAAGAAAGATATCGGGTCAAATTGGAAATTGGGAATGTTTGTAATCGTTGGACTAATACTGTTTGTCTTTACAATTTATTTTGTTGGCAAACAGCAAAACATGTTTGGAGACAGCTTTCACGTAAAATCACGATTTAAAACCGTCAGTGGTCTTAAGGTGGGAAACAATGTGCGTTTTTCAGGAATAAATGTAGGTACGGTAAGCGAAATCGAATTGATAACAGACTCCACCGTAGTCGTGGATTTAGTCATAGAAAAAGATGTCCAAAAATACATTAAGACAGATGCCATGGCAAGCATTGGTTCCGATGGATTGATGGGGGACAAAGTGATGACTATTTCGCCAGGATCTTCGTCCAATAAAATCATCAAAGACAACGCTTTTATTGCTTCAAAAAGTCCACTAGAAATAGAAGACTTGATGAAAAGCGTGAAAAAAAGTGTCGATAATATTGAGGTCATTACGGCTCAATTAGCTTTATTTACCTACAATATGAATCATGGAAAAGGGATGTTGTCGAAATTAATGAATGACGAAGAATTTGCCGGAACACTAGATGCCACTATGTCGAATTTGAAAAAGAGTTCAAAAGGATTGAGCGAAAATATGGAAGCCGCCAAACATAATTTTCTGTTGAAAGGCTATTTCAACAAAAAAGAAAAAGCCGAAGCCAAGAAAAAGGAAGAGTTGGCAAAACAAGAAGAAGCAAAGAAAAAATAAATTAAAATGAAAACAAGAGCTACAGGAATAGTCATTATTGTAATCGGGATAATGATGACCGTTTACACCGGATTTAATTATGTAACCACAGAAAAAGTAGTTGACTTGGGTCCCATCGAGATAAACAAGAAAGAAAATCATCCTTTGCAATGGAAACCTGTTTTGGGAATGTTAATCGTTGCAGTGGGAGGCATCCTCGTTATTAAAGCTGGTAGAACTAAAAGTGAATAAAGGCGCTTTAGGTGATTTGTAAATTCAATATGTGAATTATGCAACTTTACGCTAAAGTTGTGTAACACTTTCGTTACGAATGCTCTTCATCTTTGTAAAGTCGGAAAAATTCATTTTCGATAAAACAAAATATAAAATGACAGCAACTAAAGCAGTTCAAAATCAGGATGTTTTAACCGATAATCAAGATTTTATTGGTGTTTTTGCCAGCAATGCAAAATGTCGTCTTGAAGTGGCAATGTCTTATAATGAAATCAACAATCATCAAGAGCAAAAATATTACAATAAAAGTAAAGGATGTTCTGTAAAGGCTCAAGAAGACAATCTATTCGATTATAAATCTTGGTTAAAAAAGAAACATCATTGCAATAACGGATAAAACGTTTATTATGAAAACCGAAAAAGAACTCGACATCGCCATTCTCCAAATTACGATGAAAATAAAAGAACACTACCCAGAATTGTCAAAATATATTCTAGAGATGCCCGTCACGATTCCGAATGCGGAAAAGCCAAAAATGAACCGTGAACTATTACAAGATTACTATAATTCATTGGAAGTTTTAGTAAAGGACTATGTCAAAAACAAACATATCTCAACAAAATAACAGTGAAAAAAATAAGTAACATATACAGTTTTAGCGAAATGATTTTCGAAAGACTGGTTTCTTTGGCGACCTCAGTTTTGGGGAATTCCATCACATTTATTTTGGCTTTTTGTTTGGTAATCTGTTGGTGGGTAAATGATTTTTTTACCACTCGCGATTTGCATGAAATTATTGGAGATTTCATCTTTGGAACCACTTTTTTGAGTTTGTTTATTATTCAAAAATCATTCAACAAGTTTTCGGGTTCCTTGCATTTGAAAGTGAATGAATTGGTCTCGTCTCACGAAACGGCAAGCAATTCGGTTATCAATGCCGAAGAAAAGACAGAACGAGAAATAACCGAATTGTCCAGGGAATATGCTGAACTGGCCGAACAACTCAAAGAACTTGATGGTGTTGTGGAAGAAGAAATGAATAAAAACACTTTGGAAAAATAATTTGGCAGTATCCAATTTCATTGCTTTTTTTTCTGATACAGGAAA comes from the Flavobacterium limnophilum genome and includes:
- a CDS encoding Dps family protein, encoding MTPKIGITEDHLKAANALLSVVLSDEMTLYVKTRKFHWNVTGQSFMELHKLLEAQYVEIEVIIDEVAERIGKLGGKTIGTMNEFSSLSRIVEHPNQYPVQKTMLTELLSDHEILIAELRKDIDISANDNHDAGTADLLTGILQQHETNAWILRRYLS
- a CDS encoding MlaE family ABC transporter permease, whose amino-acid sequence is MTIYLKNVFNEAGDITQFALRFFRELFKPTFQLREFSRQCFAVGFKTLPLITITGFIMGLVLTIQSRPTLLKFGAESWLPSMVSLSIIREIAPVITALICAGKIASGIGAELGSMKVTEQIDAMEVSAINPYKYLVVTRILATTFMVPLLVIYADFIGIYGGYVGYNIHGNMTLFRYFSEVLEHIEFLDLLPAFIKTFFFGFFIGLIGSYKGFNASNGTASVGIAANEAVVSASLSIFIIDMLAVQLTDLFF
- a CDS encoding ABC transporter ATP-binding protein, yielding METPPVIAIENLYKTFGKNEILKGINLTVSKGEGLVILGRSGSGKSVTIKCLVGLVKADKGNIKIFDTEISSLKDYELNDVRIRIGFMFQNGALYDSMSVRQNLTFTLKHHTRNLAEEVIEAKIIEALESVGLKEAIDKMPSELSGGMEKRIALARAIIIKPEIILYDEPTSGLDTITSREISELMMSVQEKHKTTSIIITHDMACAKATGYRILILKDGIINAEGSYEALEKSKDEWVRSFFI
- a CDS encoding MlaD family protein, producing MKKDIGSNWKLGMFVIVGLILFVFTIYFVGKQQNMFGDSFHVKSRFKTVSGLKVGNNVRFSGINVGTVSEIELITDSTVVVDLVIEKDVQKYIKTDAMASIGSDGLMGDKVMTISPGSSSNKIIKDNAFIASKSPLEIEDLMKSVKKSVDNIEVITAQLALFTYNMNHGKGMLSKLMNDEEFAGTLDATMSNLKKSSKGLSENMEAAKHNFLLKGYFNKKEKAEAKKKEELAKQEEAKKK
- a CDS encoding low affinity iron permease family protein, whose protein sequence is MKKISNIYSFSEMIFERLVSLATSVLGNSITFILAFCLVICWWVNDFFTTRDLHEIIGDFIFGTTFLSLFIIQKSFNKFSGSLHLKVNELVSSHETASNSVINAEEKTEREITELSREYAELAEQLKELDGVVEEEMNKNTLEK